From Juglans regia cultivar Chandler chromosome 6, Walnut 2.0, whole genome shotgun sequence, the proteins below share one genomic window:
- the LOC109012912 gene encoding class V chitinase-like, which translates to MASKTLAYVFSAFLLLLQLSSSAGQTVVKGAYWFPGSGFPVSSIDSTLFTHLFCAFADLNASTYQVTISSSNAAQFSTFTETVQQKNPAVKTLLSIGGGGANVSTFASMASQASTRKSFIDSSIQLARNNNFSGLDLDWEYPSTTTDMTNLGFLLNEWRAAVANESNTTGKETLLLAAAFFYSSDYYSLIYPIQAISNSLDWVNVMAYDFYGPGWSPSTTGPPAALYNPTSQVSGDSGIEAWIQAGVPANKLALGLPFYGYAWRLLNASNNGIFAPANGSALSSDGSQTYSQIRDLITQSGYTTVYNSTFVTDYCYKETIWIGYDDTQSVSTKVTYAKGKGLLGYFAWHVGADKDSTLSTTASTTWG; encoded by the exons ATGGCTTCAAAAACCCTTGCATATGTATTTTCCGCCTTCCTTTTGCTTCTCCAACTCTCGTCCTCTGCCGGACAGACAGTCGTGAAAGGTGCATACTGGTTTCCCGGCAGTGGATTCCCGGTGTCCAGCATAGATTCCACCCTTTTCACCCATCTCTTTTGTGCCTTTGCCGATCTCAATGCCAGCACATACCAAGTCACCATTTCTTCCTCAAACGCGGCCCAATTCTCAACTTTCACCGAAACAGTGCAGCAAAAGAACCCTGCTGTTAAAACCCTTTTGTCCATCGGCGGAGGAGGGGCCAATGTTTCAACCTTTGCTTCAATGGCTAGTCAAGCCAGTACTCGTAAATCGTTCATAGATTCCTCCATACAGCTAGCCAGGAATAACAACTTCAGTGGCCTTGACCTCGATTGGGAGTACCCGTCCACGACCACAGACATGACCAACCTTGGTTTCCTCCTCAATGAATGGCGAGCAGCCGTGGCCAACGAATCCAACACCACCGGCAAGGAAACGTTGCTTCTAGCCGCAGCATTCTTCTACTCCTCTGACTATTACTCCTTAATTTATCCCATTCAGGCAATATCAAACAGCTTGGACTGGGTTAATGTAATGGCCTATGACTTCTATGGCCCCGGTTGGTCACCCTCTACAACCGGACCGCCGGCTGCATTGTACAATCCAACAAGCCAAGTTAGCGGGGACAGCGGCATTGAAGCTTGGATTCAGGCAGGTGTACCGGCCAACAAACTAGCTCTCGGTTTGCCATTTTATGGCTACGCATGGCGTCTGTTAAATGCTAGTAACAATGGAATATTTGCACCGGCAAATGGATCGGCTCTATCCTCAGACGGGTCCCAGACTTACAGCCAAATCCGGGATCTGATAACTCAGAGTGGATATACAACAGTGTACAACTCCACCTTTGTTACAGATTACTGCTATAAGGAGACAATATGGATCGGTTATGATGATACCCAGAGTGTTTCTACCAAGGTTACATATGCTAAGGGAAAGGGATTGCTCGGTTACTTTGCATGGCATGTTGGCGCCGACAAGGACTCCACTCTGTCTACAACAG CTTCAACTACATGGGGATGA